The Haloarcula laminariae genomic sequence TCGGCCAGTTCAGCCGCCGACAGCGGCGACGCGGCGGCGGTCCAGTCGGCCGCCGACGACGCCTTCAGTGCGGCCATCGACGGGAGCTACGCCCTCGCCGGTGACGAAATCGTCGCCGGGACCGGCCACATGGCCACGCTCCAGGCCCGAGGGCGGGACGCCGCCACGGTCGGGTCGATGGGCGGCCCCTCGACCGACTACGCCCACGCGGCCGCGCTGACGATATACCGGGCGCGGGCCTACGACTGCCACTGGCTCGCCGCCCGCGGCGAGAGCGAGCAGGCGGCGACGATGGCCGGCGACATCTTCGCCCACTTCGAGGGCGCGAACGCACACGAAGCGCTCGAATCGGCCGACGAAGCGGCGTACGAGTCCTTCGAGACCGGGCTGTCGGAGCTCAAGACCGCAATCGAGAACGGGAACAGTTCGGCCGTCGACAGCGCGGTCGAAACCGTCGATTCGAGCCTCGTGACTGGCGTCGAGGCGCTGGCCGGCGCCGACGCCCCCCTGCTGGAAGCGGCCTTCTTCCGGGCGCGCTTCGCCGACGCCTACGAGCTGTACCAGTTCGGGGAGAGCGACGTCGCCGCGACCGTCGCGGAGTCGCTGTTCCAGCGCTTCGAGCAGAACGAACTGGACTTCCACGAGACCGTCGAGGACACCAGCGAACAGCTCTACACCAGCTTCGAGGAGGAGCACCTCAGCGGCCTCATCGACGCCTTCGAGAACGCGAACGACGGCGACGTCGAGACCCACTACGAGGGCGTCAACTCGACGCTGCTCTCGTTCGAGACGGAGGCCGGGACCGCGGCGACGGTCAGCGGGGCCGAGGGGGCCTACATGGCCGCCCGCGGCTCCGACGCCGCGGCGGTCGACGCGCTCGGAGAGGACAGCCGCGCACAGGCCATCGCACAGAGCGCGTTCCAGCACTTCGAGGGCGGCGCCGGCGGCTTCCACGAGGCGCTGGAAGACGCCGACGAGTCGGTGTACGAGTCCTTCGAGACCGAACTCGGGGCAATCGGCACCGCGGCCGGCGACGGCGACGCCGTCTACCCCGCCGCGAAGTCGTTCAACGCAGAGGCGCTGTCGGCCATCTACGCGGTCGTCGGCGCCGGCGGCGGCACTCAGGGCGCGGCGGCCGCGGTGATGCAGGACGTGTTCGCCCACTTCGAGGCGGCGCGCGTCCACGAACTCATCGAGGACGCCGACCACAACGCCTACGAGACCTTCGAGGGCGGGCTCGACGCCTACATCACCGCACTGGAGGACGGGGGCGACGTCGAGGCGGCCGCGGACACGTTCGCCGACGGCGCCCAGTACGCGGAGTTCGCGCTCGTCGACAGCGTCGAATCGCTGCCGCTCGACCTCGACCTCGCGGGCGGGGCCGGGGGGGCGAGCGAGGGCGGCGAGAGTGGCGGCGAGTCCGACCTGACGGGCGGCCCGAACGTCGCCGACGGGAGCCCGAGCGACGCCGACCACGTCGTCGACATGAACGCGGTCGCCTTCGAGCCCGCCGACCTCACCGTCTCGCAGGGCGACACCGTCGCCTGGGTCCACAGCGCCGGGGAGCCTCACTCGGTGACCGCTTACGGCGAGGAGATTCCGGACGGGGCGACGTACTGGGCGTCGGGCGGGTTCGATTCCGAGGACGCCGCCCGGAGCGGCTGGGAGAACGGCGAGGGCGCGGTGCAGTCCGGTCAGTACTACACTCACACCTTCGAGACGACCGGGACCCACCAGTACTGCTGTATCCCCCACGAGGCGGCGGGGATGACAGGCAGCGTCACGGTCGAGTAGGCGACCGTCAGCTCGCGCCGGCCTGGCAGTTCCGGACCTCCTCGACGAACGCCAGGAAGTTGTCGAACAGCCGTTTGGCCTCGCGGGCGGCCTCGTAGTTGTCGTCCGTAATGTCCGCCAGGACGGACTCGATTCGCTGGTCGGAGAGTTCGTCTTTTCCCCGTGTGACCGACCGGGCGGTGGCCATGTCGTACTCGGGGTGGAACTGCACCGCGAAGACGCGGTCCTTGCGGAAGCCGTGGATGCCGTAGTCGTTCCTGGCGAAGACGGTTGCGCCGGGCGGTGCCTCGGCGACGTGGTCGGAGTGGGTCGTGAAGACGGTCAGCCGGTCGTCGAGCCCGTCGAGCAGCCTGTTGTCCCCGTCCTGTTCGACCGTGCGGTAGCCGATTTCGTACTCGCCCATGCTCCGGACGCGCCCGCCCATGACATCGGCGAGCAGCTGGTGGCCGTAACAGACCCCAAGCGCCGGCAACCCCGCCTCGACGGCCTCGCCCACCCAGGTCTTCAGCCGGCCGATCCACTCCCGGTCCCAGTACACCGACGCCCACGAGCCGGTCACCACGAACCCGTCGTAGCGGAAGTCGGGCGGCACCTCGCCGGACGGGCAGTGGAACACGTCCAGGTCCGCATCGAGTTCGCGGCGGAAGTTCTCCCGTGTCTCGTCGGCCGCCTGGGCCGCGTTCAGCAGCGCGAGACGCATGTGACAGCCTTCCGGCCGCCGGCTGAATACCCCACCAGTCGTGTCAAAACTTGCCAGACCCCGTCGACAGCGCTACGTGGGTCGACACTGCGGGCCTGTGGCCGCACGTTCGGCCCTACAACAGTTGTCGGCGGCGCTCACTCCTCGACCGGGAACGCCTCGTGAAGCACGTCGTGGGCCTCGCCCAGGCCCGAGAGGACGTCCTCGCCCTGGGCGGTGATGCGGCTCACGGCCCGTTCGGCGTCCCGCACGGCGACGAGTCGGCCGCGCATGTAGTCGTACTCGTCCGTCTCCTCGTCGGTGCGGGCGATTTCCTCTTCGAGGTCCACCAGCGCGGCGTCGAGGTGGCGCTCTATGGCGGACAGCGTCTCCGCGTTCGCCAGCGCCTCGATGGGACCGGACAGGTGCCCCTCCAGCTCGGCTTCCGCGTGCTGGCGCGCGTGGTCGTCTTCGGTACCGAGAACGTTCATGAGGCCCAGTCGGAGGGCCTCGATTTCGTAGCAGCTCATATGTGTCAGTGTTCCTCGTCGTACTTACAGCGTCTGGTCGACCAGTTCGCTCACGATGCGGTCGCGGTCCAGGTGGTCGCCGACGATGTCGTCGGCGTCGTCCGCGCCGACGCCGCCGTACCAGACGCCGTCGGGGTAGACCGCGACCATCGGCCCCTCGCCACAGCGGCCCAGGCAGGACGACCGCGTGATGCGGGCGTCGCAGTGGTCGCTGTCGCGGACGGCCTGGCGCAGGCGCTCCAGGACCGCCGGCGCGCCGTCGGCGGCACACGTCTGGTTGGTACAGACCGCGACGTGTTTCTCGGGTGCGTCGTGGACGTGTGGATCGTCGGCGACATCCTCGCGGTCCTCGTGTTCGGCCTGGTGGGTCAGCGCCCGCAACATCGCGCGGGCGCCGCCGGTGTCGTCCTCGTAGCCGTCGAGTTCGACCTTGTACTTGCAGGTGTCACAGGACATCTCGACGCTGCCGGTCCGGGCCTCCTGCCAGCGGTCCCCCAGCACGTCGAGCAGCCGCGGGTCGGTCCCGAGGGGCTCGCCGAAGCCGGCGTCGACGTAGGGGTACTCGTCGTCGAACTCGCGGGCGCCGTCCTTGATGCGGCCCGTCAGCACGCCGTCGCCGAGCATGTACGGCAAAACGACGACGGCGTCGGGGCGGGTCTTTGCCACGTCGTGGAGCGTCTCGGAAAGGAGCGGCTCGGTGACGCCGATGAAGGAGGCGTCGACGCGAGAGAACTCACGGCCCTCGTACAGCAGGCGGGCGAGCTTGTGAACGTCGGCGTTGGCGTCGGGGTCAGACGAGCCCCGCGCGCAGACGACCACCGCCACGTCGTCGTCCTCCCGGTCGACGCCCAGCTCGGCCTCGACGGCGGCCGCGCGGTCGTCGAGCAGCGAGAGCAGGGCGGGGTGGACCCCCAGGTGCGCGCCGTTGTTGATGGTGAGCTCCGGGTGCCGTTCCCGGGCCTGCGTGACGGCGAGAGGCACGTCGTTTTTGACGTGGCTCGCGGCAAAGAGCGAGAGGTGGACGACCGACACCTGCGAGACGGTCGCCGCCAGCCCCGAGATGGCCTCGTCGATGGCCGGCTCGGCGAGTTCGAGGAAGGCGGCGTCGACGGGGATGCCGAGCCGGCCTTCGAGGGACGCGGCCAGCTCGCGGACCTGCTCGTTTGACTTCTCCCGGCGGGAGCCGTGTCCCGCGAGCAGGATAGCCTCGTCGTCGAGGCCCTCGGGGGCGGTGGTGGCTTCGCTCATCTGACTCGCTCGATGCTCCGGCGGAGCTTGCGGCGACGGCTCGGGGCGAAGAGCCCGGACGATTCGCTGCCCTCGTAGAGCCACTCGCCGACGGCGGGGACGGCGTCGTCGTCGACGCCGAACCAGTACCCCGAGGAGGCCTCGCTGGGGTCGTCGTACGGCGCCACGACCGGGACCTCGTCCAGCAGCGACTGGACG encodes the following:
- a CDS encoding DUF5059 domain-containing protein, which produces MRPTRRKLLTAAGAALTGAVAGCSSGDEETTATGTATGTPTGGQTQDGASMSASVETAVAAEWNAMRARIWDAHAAGLAGATDSGATVAQSTFARFENAGGEYGAHEMLESTSEQSYEGFEEALGALREGLEAGDMEAAGEAANSASTHLSNAQWSLLSGAAAELFELQLLGATAQNAGFLAASGNLDAAGTVASNVASRFESSPVYDSLESAEGDAYDRFESALSSASSAADSGDAAAVQSAADDAFSAAIDGSYALAGDEIVAGTGHMATLQARGRDAATVGSMGGPSTDYAHAAALTIYRARAYDCHWLAARGESEQAATMAGDIFAHFEGANAHEALESADEAAYESFETGLSELKTAIENGNSSAVDSAVETVDSSLVTGVEALAGADAPLLEAAFFRARFADAYELYQFGESDVAATVAESLFQRFEQNELDFHETVEDTSEQLYTSFEEEHLSGLIDAFENANDGDVETHYEGVNSTLLSFETEAGTAATVSGAEGAYMAARGSDAAAVDALGEDSRAQAIAQSAFQHFEGGAGGFHEALEDADESVYESFETELGAIGTAAGDGDAVYPAAKSFNAEALSAIYAVVGAGGGTQGAAAAVMQDVFAHFEAARVHELIEDADHNAYETFEGGLDAYITALEDGGDVEAAADTFADGAQYAEFALVDSVESLPLDLDLAGGAGGASEGGESGGESDLTGGPNVADGSPSDADHVVDMNAVAFEPADLTVSQGDTVAWVHSAGEPHSVTAYGEEIPDGATYWASGGFDSEDAARSGWENGEGAVQSGQYYTHTFETTGTHQYCCIPHEAAGMTGSVTVE
- a CDS encoding type 1 glutamine amidotransferase, which produces MRLALLNAAQAADETRENFRRELDADLDVFHCPSGEVPPDFRYDGFVVTGSWASVYWDREWIGRLKTWVGEAVEAGLPALGVCYGHQLLADVMGGRVRSMGEYEIGYRTVEQDGDNRLLDGLDDRLTVFTTHSDHVAEAPPGATVFARNDYGIHGFRKDRVFAVQFHPEYDMATARSVTRGKDELSDQRIESVLADITDDNYEAAREAKRLFDNFLAFVEEVRNCQAGAS
- a CDS encoding DUF3209 family protein encodes the protein MSCYEIEALRLGLMNVLGTEDDHARQHAEAELEGHLSGPIEALANAETLSAIERHLDAALVDLEEEIARTDEETDEYDYMRGRLVAVRDAERAVSRITAQGEDVLSGLGEAHDVLHEAFPVEE
- a CDS encoding CbiX/SirB N-terminal domain-containing protein produces the protein MSEATTAPEGLDDEAILLAGHGSRREKSNEQVRELAASLEGRLGIPVDAAFLELAEPAIDEAISGLAATVSQVSVVHLSLFAASHVKNDVPLAVTQARERHPELTINNGAHLGVHPALLSLLDDRAAAVEAELGVDREDDDVAVVVCARGSSDPDANADVHKLARLLYEGREFSRVDASFIGVTEPLLSETLHDVAKTRPDAVVVLPYMLGDGVLTGRIKDGAREFDDEYPYVDAGFGEPLGTDPRLLDVLGDRWQEARTGSVEMSCDTCKYKVELDGYEDDTGGARAMLRALTHQAEHEDREDVADDPHVHDAPEKHVAVCTNQTCAADGAPAVLERLRQAVRDSDHCDARITRSSCLGRCGEGPMVAVYPDGVWYGGVGADDADDIVGDHLDRDRIVSELVDQTL